In one Bos mutus isolate GX-2022 chromosome 19, NWIPB_WYAK_1.1, whole genome shotgun sequence genomic region, the following are encoded:
- the SMIM5 gene encoding small integral membrane protein 5, with amino-acid sequence MAASKLMQEIHSIGDRLLLKLQRLPQAEPVEILAFSVLVVFTATVVLLLLIACGFCCCQYCWPRRRGRRTQVGPMTPP; translated from the exons ATGGCAGCCAGCAAGCTCATGCAGGAGATACACTCCATTGGGGACAGGCTGCTGCTCAAGCTGCAGAGACTGCCACAGGCTGAGCCTGTGGAGATCCTGGCCTTCTCGGTCCTGGTGGTTTTTACAG CCACCGTAGTGCTGCTGCTACTGATTGCCTGCGGCTTCTGCTGCTGTCAGTACTGCTGGCCCAGACGGAGAGGCAGGAGGACCCAGGTGGGACCCATGACCCCACCCTGA
- the ERLN gene encoding small integral membrane protein 6 — protein sequence MDRMLSKYSWKMEFWENPWDQGGLAVIILFFTTVLSLVLFAIIFGFLPMNKTTNQKEES from the coding sequence ATGGACAGAATGCTATCGAAATACTCCTGGAAGATGGAGTTCTGGGAGAATCCCTGGGACCAGGGGGGCCTGGCAGTGATCATCCTGTTCTTCACCACGGTCCTGTCTCTCGTCTTGTTTGCTATTATCTTTGGTTTCCTCCCCATGAACAAAACGACCAACCAGAAGGAAGAGTCGTGA